The DNA segment TTGATGACGGGCCCGTCCGAAGTCCTGGTCCCCGGCGGCCCGTTCACGATGGGCACCTCTACCGAGCCGTGGGCACTGGACAACGAACGCCCGGCACACCGGCGCGAGGTGCCGCCGTTCTACATCGACACCACGCCGGTGACGAACGCCGCGTACAAGGCCTTCATCGAGGACGGCGGCTACGACGACGACCGCTGGTGGACGCCGGAGGGCTGGGCGCACATCCGCGGGAACTCGATCCACGCCCCGCTGTTCTGGCGCCGGGACGGCAAGCAGTGGCTCCGCCGCCGCTTCGGCGTCACCGAGGTGGTACCGCCGGACGAGCCCGTCCTGCATGTGTGCTGGTACGAGGCGGACGCCTACGCCCGCTGGGCCGGGCGCAGGCTGCCCACCGAGGCCGAGTGGGAGAAGGCCGCCCGCCACGACCCGGCCGGGGACCGCTCGATGCGCTACCCGTGGGGCGACGACGATCCCGGACCGGAGCACGCCAACCTCGGCCAGCGGCATCTGCGCCCCGCGCCGGCCGGCAGCTATCCGGAGGGCGAGTCGCCGCTCGGTGTACGGCAGTTGATAGGTGACGTGTGGGAGTGGACGGCGAGCGACTTCCTGCCGTACCCGGGCTTCCAGGCGTTCCCGTACAAGGAGTACTCGGAGGTGTTCTTCGGGCCCGAGTACAAGGTGCTGCGCGGCGGCGCCTTCGCCGTGGACGCGGTCGCCTGCCGGGGCACCTTCCGCAACTGGGACCATCCGATACGGCGGCAGATCTTCTCCGGGTTCCGCACGGCCCGGTCCGCGGGGGACGTCTGATGTGCCGTCACCTGGCCTATCTGGGTCCCGAGGAGCCGCTCGGCAGACTCCTCGCCGAGCCTCCGCACGGGCTGTACCGCCAGTCGTGGGCACCTCGACGGCAGCGGTACGGGACCGTCAACGCCGATGGTTTCGGGATCGGTTGGTACGCCGACGGGGACCCGGTGCCGGCCCGGTACCGCCGGGCCGGGCCGATCTGGGCGGACCCGTCCTTCGCCGATCTGGCACGGGTCGTACGCAGCGGCGCGCTGCTGGCCGCCGTACGGGACGCGACGCTGCCGGGCGCCGATCAGGAGGCCGCGGCGGCGCCGTTCGCCGGCGGTCCCTGGCTGTTCAGCCACAACGGCGCGGTGAAGGGCTGGCCGGGCTCGCTCGCCGCGCTCGTGCCGACCCTGCCCGCGGTGGACCTGCTGTCGATGGAGGCCCGCAACGACTCGGCGCTCGTGTGGGCGCTGGTCGTCGCGCGGTTGCGCGGCGGCGACGAGGAGGGGCAGGCACTGGCCGACACGGTCCTGGAGGTCGCCGCGGCGGCCCCCGGTTCCCGGCTCAACCTGCTGCTCAGCAACGGCGAGACCATCGCCGCGACCGCCTGGGGCGACACCCTCTTCTATCTGACCCGGCCCGGCGGCGGCACCGTCGTGGCCTCCGAGCCGTACGACGACGATCCGCACTGGCAGGAGGTCCCCGACCGGACCCTCCTCGCGGCGAGCCGCACCGATGTGCTGCTCACCCCGCTCAAGGATCCGAGCGACCCCCTGCAACCCTCCGGACCACCGAAGGAGCCCAGCACGTGAGTCCGTTCCTTCTCACTCGCACCCTGCCCGAGGACGCCACCGACGCCGCACTGCGCGCCGACGTCCTCAAGGGCCTGACGAGCACGCCCAAGACGCTGCCGCCGAAGTGGTTCTACGACGCGCAGGGCAGCGAACTGTTCGAGAAGATCACCGAGTTGCCCGAGTACTACCCGACGCGCGCCGAGCGCGAGATCCTCGTCGACCGGGCCGGCGAGATCGCCGCGGCCACCGGCGCCCGCACTCTGGTCGAACTGGGCTCCGGCTCCTCGGAGAAGACGCGGCACCTGCTCGACGCGCTGACGGGACTGCACACGTACGTCCCCGTCGACGTCAGCGAGAGCGCGCTCACGCAGGCCGGGCACGCGCTCATCGAGGAGCGGCCGGAGCTCGACGTGCACGCGCTGATCGCCGACTTCACCGGCGGGCTGACGCTGCCGGACACGCCGGGCCCCCGGCTGGTGGCGTTCCTCGGCGGCACGATCGGCAATCTGCTGCCGGCTGAGCGTGCCGCGTTCCTCGCGTCGGTGCGGTCCCTGCTCTCCCCCGGTGACGCGCTGCTGCTCGGCACGGATCTGGTCAAGGACGAGCGGGTCCTGGTCGAGGCGTACGACGACGCTGCCGGGGTGACGGCCGCGTTCAACAAGAACGTCCTGGCGGTGATCGACCGCGAGTTGGGCGCCGACTTCGATCCGGCCGCGTTCGACCACGCCGCCGTGTGGGACGCGGACCACGAGTGGATAGAGATGCGGCTGCGCTCCCGTACGGCGCAGACGGTGAAGGTGCCCGCGCTGGGCCTCGCCGTCGACTTCGCGGCGGGCGAGGACATGCGCACCGAGGTGTCGGCGAAGTTCCGCAGGGACGGTGTCCGCGCGGAACTGTCCGATGCCGGGCTGGAGCTGGCGCACTGGTGGACGGACGGTGAGGGCCGCTTCGCGCTGTCACTGAGCGTGGCGCGGTGACGGACGGCTCGCGCGATGCCCCGCCTTGGGGCACCGTGGAGGGACGCGTGAGAGGAGCAGCCACATGTCGAACCACACCTACCGGGTCACGGATATCGTCGGCACCTCGCCGGAGGGCGTGGACCAGGCCATCCGCAACGGCATCGAGCGTGCCTCGCAGACCCTGCGCAACCTGGACTGGTTCGAGGTGACCGAGGTGCGCGGCCAGCTCGACGACGGGCAGATCGCGCACTGGCAGGTGACCATGAAGGTCGGCTTCCGCCTGGACGAGACCGGGTAGCAGGCCCGGCCCCTCTCCTCAGGTCCGCCCCTCCCGCTCCTGTGCCACCTTCAGCGCTGCGGACGGGGCGGACCAGCGTGCCCGTACGACGGTGAATCCGGCCCGTTCGGCGTCCTCGCAGACCAGCTCGTCGTCGTCCACCAGGACCCGGATCTCGTGGGTCCGGGCGAGGCGGCGCAGGGTCTCCAGCTTGGTGCGCCGGGCGGGCCGCCGGTCGTCGTTGCGCCGCATGTGCACACGCCCCTCGGGCAGCCCGTGCGCGGCGAGCCAGTCAAGCGTGTCGCGCCGGCAGCGCTCGGGCCGCCCGGTCAGATAGCGGACCTCGCACTCCTTCGCGCTCTCCCGCGCCAGCGCGACGCCCTCCGAGAGGGGCGGGTCGTCCGGTGCGGCCCCGAAGAACCCGTCCCAGTCACGCGGCTTGCGCTCCAGGAAGTGCTGCCGGTGCGCCGTGTCGGCGAGGGTGTTGTCCAGGTCGAACACGGCGAGAGGGCGGTCGTGGCTGTCGGTCACGTCCCTCACCCTAATCCGGGGCCCTGATGTGGGACAGTCCGACCCGGAGACATGGTCCGGACTAATTCACCGACAGCCGTTATCCGCACGTTTCACATGATCGCCCAAAAGCATGAGGGGCGCGAATGCGCCACCGTGGGGCGGCAATTCACGTCGACGGTTGATTGCTCAAAGAGAGCGCTGTCATACTCCGGCTTCCGGCTTTCGCCCCCCGCCACCCGTCCCCCGTCAGGCCCGCACTCCCCAGTGTGTTCGGCATGCCGCAGCGAAGAAGGTGCGCCTGTGCCCGAGTTTTCACCATGGCAAGACAACTCTTCCACATACGGTTCGCCGGACAATGGCCGCGTACCGTCCAGACGCATATCCGACGATGCCGAATTCCACTCACTTCGCCGTGCCCAGCGCAGGTTCGGGGTGCGCGCGACGCTTCTTTCGGTCGGCGGATTCCTGCTGTACGTACTGCTGTCGCATACCGCTCCCGGCCTGATGAACCAGCGTCTGACCGGCGACCTCACCCTCGGCCTCGCGCTGGGTCTCGGCCAGTTCGTCGTGATGGGCGTGACGGCCTGGTGCTACCAACGGCACATGCGCACCCGTGTCGACCCGCTGGCCCGCGGCCTGGCCTCGCGACTGCGGCAGCAGGAGCTGGGATCACCCCACGCCGCCGCGCCGCACGGCGAGGCCGGGGGGTACCGCACGTGGTGACCGAGTCCGCAGGCATCGTCGACAGGTTCAGCCTCAACCTGACGTTCGTGCTGTTCCTGTCGGTGGTCGTGGTCACGCTGTTCATGGCGCTGCTGACAGCCCCTCAGCGCGACGAGATCAGCGAGTTCTACCTCGGCAACCGCACCATGTCCCCGCTGCGCAACGGCCTCGCGATGTGCGGCGACTACGTGTCGGCCGCGACCCTGCTGGGCAGCACCGGACTGGTCGCGCTCAACGGCTACGACGGTCTGCTCTACCTGGGCGGAACCGTCGTGGCCTGGATGATGGTGCTGCTGCTCATCGCCGAACCCCTGCGCCGCGCGGGCAAGTTCACCCTGGGTGACACGCTCGCCCTGCGGCTGCCACGGATGCAACGCCCGGTCAGACTCGCCGTCGCGATATGCACCCTCGCCATCGCGACGCTCTACCTCGTCGCTCAACTCGTCGGCAGTATCGCCCTGTTGACCCAGTTCACGGGCGAACCCGGCGCCGCGACACGGACCCTGTGCGTGATCGTGATCGGCACCGTCGTCATCGTGTATGCCGCGATCGGCGGCGCGCCCGGCGCCACCGTCATCCAGATCATCAAGGCCGTGATGCTGGTGGCGGGCGTGACGGTCACCGCGGTCATGGTGCTCAACCACTACGACTGGAATCCGGGCGCCCTGCTGTCCGCGGCAGCGAACCACAGCGGCACCGGCACACTGTTCCTCGAACCCGGACTGCGCTACGGCGTCAGCACGACCAGCAAGCTCGACTTCTTCAGCCTGGAACTGGCGATCGTGCTGGGCCTTGCCGCCCTCCCCCACGTGCTGATGCGCCTGCTCGCGCCGCGCAAGATCGACGTGCTGCGCTCCTCGGTTGTGTGGGCGGTGGGCCTGGTCGGCCTGGTCTGCCTCGCGGCCGGCATCCTCGGCCTCGGCGCCACCGCCATCGTCGGCCGGGAGACCATCGCGGAGACGGATCACAAGGGCGACTCCGCCGTCCTGCTCCTCGCCAACGCCCTGGGCGGCGGCATCCTCACCGCCCTGCTGTCCTGTCTCGCCTTCGTCACACTGCTCGCGGTCGCGGCCGGCCTCACCCTTGCCGCCGCCTCGTCCCTCGCCCACGACCTGTACGGCGAGGTGATCCGCAAGGGGCGCGCGAGCGAGACCGAGGAACTGATGGTCGCCCGGCTGTCCGCGGCCGTCATCGGCGTCCTCGCCATGATGCTCGCCCTCGTCTCCTGGGGCGCCAACACGGCGACGCTCGCGTTCCTCGCCTTCGCGATGGCGGCGTCCGCGATCCTGCCGACGATCGTGTACACCCTCTTCTGGCGCCGCTTCACCGGGCAGGGAGCGCTGCTCAGCCTCTGGGGCGGCCTGGTGTGCTCGGTGCTGCTGGTGCTGTTCTCCCCGGTGGTCTCCTCCACGCCGGGCTCCTTCTACCCGGACTCGGACTTCGCCTGGTTCCCGCTCCAGAACCCCGGCATCGTCTCCATCCCGGCGGGCTTCTTCCTCGGCTGGCTCGGCACGGTGCTGAGCGACCGCCGGCAGCCCCGGGACGACGCCGCCTACGAGGAGTTCGAGGTGACGATGCTGGTCGGCGCCACGGAGTGACTCCGGACGCAATTGTTAATGGGATCCATTTTCATATAGCCTCCTCGGTGTTCACCGACCGAGGAGGTCCGTCATGGCTGTCCCCAAGCGGAAGATGTCCCGCAGCAACACCCGTCACCGCCGCGCCCAGTGGAAGGCGAGCACACCGCAGCTCGTGCCCGTCACCATCGACGGCGTCAGCCACCTCGTGCCGCAGCACCTGGTGAAGGCGTACGAGCGCGGACTGCTGCAACCCGAGGGCTGACCCGGGGTGGCCATGGGCCGACTCCCCCGCCGCCGTCCTGACTACTCTGGTGGAGGGCCGGTCCTGCTCGCGCAGCGCGAGAAGGGAGCCGCGGATGACCGAGCGGACGATGGACGGGGCAGCCGCGGACACGTTGCGGCAGGCCAGGGATGCCGCCGCGCGTGAGGCGTGGGCCGAGACATACCGGTTGCTGAGCCGCCTGGACGCCGGCCGGCTCACCCCCGACGACTGCGCCGCGTTCGCCGACGCCGCCTGGTGGACGGGCCGTGTCGACGAGTCGATCGACCGGCGGACACTGGCCTACTCCGGGTATGTCACGGCGGGGGCCGCCCCCCAGGCGGGGCATTCGGCGTGGCTGCTGTTCTACGAGCACCAACTGGCGGGCCGTACGGGCGTGGCCGCCGGGTGGCTGGGGCGGGCCCGGCGGCATCTGAGCGGTGAGCCGGAGTGTGTCGAGCAGTGCTACCTCGCCTGGGTCGACGCGGAGGACGCTCAGCGACGCGGTGCGTTCGACGAGGCGATGGCTGCGGCTCGGCACATGGCCGGGATCGCGCGGCGTCGCGGCAGCCCGGATCTGCTCGCCATGGGCGTCCAGGCGCAGGCGGGCGTGCTGGTGGCCCGGGGACGCGTCCGAGAGGGGCTCGATCTGCTGGACGAGGCAATGTGCTCGGCCATGGCAGGTGAGCTCAGCTCCTTCTTCACCGGCTGGGTCTACTGCCTGGGCCTGCAGCAGTCCATGGCCTGCGTCGATCTGGGACGCGCCGCCGAATGGACCGACGCGGCCATGCGGTGGTGCGCGGCGATGCCGGCCGAGAACAACTTCCGGGGACTGTGCCGCGTGCACCGGGTCGAAGTGCTTGAGCTGCGCGGCAGCTGGCCCGAGGCGCTCACCGAGGCGGAGCGGACCTGTGCGGAGGTGCTGCCGAACGAGCGGCGAACGGCCGCCGAGGCGGTCTACCTGGGCGGCCAGATCCAGCGGCGGCGCGGCGAACTCACGGCGGCCGAGCGGTCGTACGACCGCGCCCATGAACTCGGCCGCGACCCGCAGCCCGGCCTCGCCCTGCTGCGGCTGGCCCAGGGGAAGGCCGACGCCGCGGCTGCCGCCCTGCGGCATGCGGGCGGAGTCGACGCAGGCGGTCTCACGCGGTGCCGACTGCTGGCTGCCCAGGTGGAGGTGTGCCTGGCACTGGGCCGGACCGCCGAGGCACGCACGGCCGCCGAAGAGCTTGACTCCCTGGCCCGCGACTGGCAGCGGCGGTGCGGTTCGCAGACGACTCTGCTGCATGCGAG comes from the Streptomyces sp. NBC_00443 genome and includes:
- a CDS encoding dodecin, which produces MSNHTYRVTDIVGTSPEGVDQAIRNGIERASQTLRNLDWFEVTEVRGQLDDGQIAHWQVTMKVGFRLDETG
- a CDS encoding DUF485 domain-containing protein, with the translated sequence MIAQKHEGRECATVGRQFTSTVDCSKRALSYSGFRLSPPATRPPSGPHSPVCSACRSEEGAPVPEFSPWQDNSSTYGSPDNGRVPSRRISDDAEFHSLRRAQRRFGVRATLLSVGGFLLYVLLSHTAPGLMNQRLTGDLTLGLALGLGQFVVMGVTAWCYQRHMRTRVDPLARGLASRLRQQELGSPHAAAPHGEAGGYRTW
- a CDS encoding phosphatase domain-containing protein; its protein translation is MTDSHDRPLAVFDLDNTLADTAHRQHFLERKPRDWDGFFGAAPDDPPLSEGVALARESAKECEVRYLTGRPERCRRDTLDWLAAHGLPEGRVHMRRNDDRRPARRTKLETLRRLARTHEIRVLVDDDELVCEDAERAGFTVVRARWSAPSAALKVAQEREGRT
- the rpmF gene encoding 50S ribosomal protein L32 → MAVPKRKMSRSNTRHRRAQWKASTPQLVPVTIDGVSHLVPQHLVKAYERGLLQPEG
- the egtB gene encoding ergothioneine biosynthesis protein EgtB — protein: MTDPAHDADTLRERALTTLTTARARTTLLTSCVEDPDLTAQHSPLMSPLVWDLAHISNQEEQWLLRTVAGREAMRPEIDGIYDAFEHPRAARPTLPLLPPAEARHYASEVRGRVLDLLESTAFHGTRLTEAAFAFGMIAQHEQQHDETMLITHQLRKGPQALTAPDPDPAPLMTGPSEVLVPGGPFTMGTSTEPWALDNERPAHRREVPPFYIDTTPVTNAAYKAFIEDGGYDDDRWWTPEGWAHIRGNSIHAPLFWRRDGKQWLRRRFGVTEVVPPDEPVLHVCWYEADAYARWAGRRLPTEAEWEKAARHDPAGDRSMRYPWGDDDPGPEHANLGQRHLRPAPAGSYPEGESPLGVRQLIGDVWEWTASDFLPYPGFQAFPYKEYSEVFFGPEYKVLRGGAFAVDAVACRGTFRNWDHPIRRQIFSGFRTARSAGDV
- the egtC gene encoding ergothioneine biosynthesis protein EgtC is translated as MCRHLAYLGPEEPLGRLLAEPPHGLYRQSWAPRRQRYGTVNADGFGIGWYADGDPVPARYRRAGPIWADPSFADLARVVRSGALLAAVRDATLPGADQEAAAAPFAGGPWLFSHNGAVKGWPGSLAALVPTLPAVDLLSMEARNDSALVWALVVARLRGGDEEGQALADTVLEVAAAAPGSRLNLLLSNGETIAATAWGDTLFYLTRPGGGTVVASEPYDDDPHWQEVPDRTLLAASRTDVLLTPLKDPSDPLQPSGPPKEPST
- a CDS encoding solute symporter family protein; its protein translation is MVTESAGIVDRFSLNLTFVLFLSVVVVTLFMALLTAPQRDEISEFYLGNRTMSPLRNGLAMCGDYVSAATLLGSTGLVALNGYDGLLYLGGTVVAWMMVLLLIAEPLRRAGKFTLGDTLALRLPRMQRPVRLAVAICTLAIATLYLVAQLVGSIALLTQFTGEPGAATRTLCVIVIGTVVIVYAAIGGAPGATVIQIIKAVMLVAGVTVTAVMVLNHYDWNPGALLSAAANHSGTGTLFLEPGLRYGVSTTSKLDFFSLELAIVLGLAALPHVLMRLLAPRKIDVLRSSVVWAVGLVGLVCLAAGILGLGATAIVGRETIAETDHKGDSAVLLLANALGGGILTALLSCLAFVTLLAVAAGLTLAAASSLAHDLYGEVIRKGRASETEELMVARLSAAVIGVLAMMLALVSWGANTATLAFLAFAMAASAILPTIVYTLFWRRFTGQGALLSLWGGLVCSVLLVLFSPVVSSTPGSFYPDSDFAWFPLQNPGIVSIPAGFFLGWLGTVLSDRRQPRDDAAYEEFEVTMLVGATE
- a CDS encoding LuxR C-terminal-related transcriptional regulator — encoded protein: MTERTMDGAAADTLRQARDAAAREAWAETYRLLSRLDAGRLTPDDCAAFADAAWWTGRVDESIDRRTLAYSGYVTAGAAPQAGHSAWLLFYEHQLAGRTGVAAGWLGRARRHLSGEPECVEQCYLAWVDAEDAQRRGAFDEAMAAARHMAGIARRRGSPDLLAMGVQAQAGVLVARGRVREGLDLLDEAMCSAMAGELSSFFTGWVYCLGLQQSMACVDLGRAAEWTDAAMRWCAAMPAENNFRGLCRVHRVEVLELRGSWPEALTEAERTCAEVLPNERRTAAEAVYLGGQIQRRRGELTAAERSYDRAHELGRDPQPGLALLRLAQGKADAAAAALRHAGGVDAGGLTRCRLLAAQVEVCLALGRTAEARTAAEELDSLARDWQRRCGSQTTLLHASAATASGAVAFAARDLDRALPRLRRALTLWLELRVPYEAAQVRMTLAAADRAAGDAEGARMELRAAEQVFRQLGAVPDALRAAALLADVRPGRPGGLTEREIQVLRLVAAGRTNRGVAAELVISEHTVARHLNNIFAKLEVSSRAAATGYAYRHGLA
- the egtD gene encoding L-histidine N(alpha)-methyltransferase encodes the protein MSPFLLTRTLPEDATDAALRADVLKGLTSTPKTLPPKWFYDAQGSELFEKITELPEYYPTRAEREILVDRAGEIAAATGARTLVELGSGSSEKTRHLLDALTGLHTYVPVDVSESALTQAGHALIEERPELDVHALIADFTGGLTLPDTPGPRLVAFLGGTIGNLLPAERAAFLASVRSLLSPGDALLLGTDLVKDERVLVEAYDDAAGVTAAFNKNVLAVIDRELGADFDPAAFDHAAVWDADHEWIEMRLRSRTAQTVKVPALGLAVDFAAGEDMRTEVSAKFRRDGVRAELSDAGLELAHWWTDGEGRFALSLSVAR